AGTATTTGGACCGGCATACAAAAAGTAAATTCCCAAAATATAAAAAACAAAAGCTAAACAAATTGCTTTGTGTCCTCCATATTTATCAGCGACAGCGCCAAATATAGGACCTGTTAACCCCCACATTAACATCTGAATACCTATTGCTAACCCAGATTGAGTTATTGAAATATCTAAGTCATTTTTAAAGTCCATGAAAAATAGACCAAAAGTTTGTCTAACACCAAGAGAAATTAAAACTACAACACAGGCTGCAATTAGCGTTATTAAAGCTGATTTATTATTAATAAATTTTTCTGAACTCATTTAATAAATTTAAGAGATTTTCTTAAATCTTCAATGAGATCTTTTGGGTCCTCTAAACCAATGTGTAGTCTAACCAAATGTTCGTCTTTTGCTAATTTTAGATATTGTCTATTACCTTGTTCACGTTTGTCTTGATATAAAGCAAGACTTTCAAACCCACCCCAACTATACCCATAACCAAATAATTTTAAAGAGTTAACAAACTTAATTACAGAGTTTTTGTTTTTTGATTTAATTTTTAAACCCATCAATCCCGAGGCACCAGAATAATATTTTTTCCACATTCTAAAATTAAATGAATCTTTTTTATGTGGATATAAAAGTTTTATGTTTTTATAATTAGATAAAAATTCCGCTACTTGTTTTGCACTTTTTTCATGCTTGTCCAATCGAACATCTAGGGTTCTAAGTCCTCTTGTTATTAAATACGCATCATCAGGACCAAGCCTTAAACCAGTTATCTTATTCGCTTTATCAACTTGTTTAAAAACTTTTTTATTAACTGCAAGACTTCCACCCATTACATCTGAGTGACCTGAGTAATATTTGGTAGCAGATACAATTGACATATCAAAGCCAAGTTTAATTGGTTTTAGGAAGTACGGTGTTCCCCATGTATTATCAATTGCTGAAAAAATTTTATTCTTTTTTGCAATTGATACTATTTTACCTAAATCTTGAAAATCAAACGTATTACTTCCAGGATTTTCAACAAAAATTAATTTTGTTTTTTTGGTAATGGCTTTTTCTAATGTTTTCAAATTATGAGGGTCATAAAAAACAGATTTTATGTTAAATTCTTTTAGAAAATCTTGAGTTAAGATTCTCGTAGGTGAATACGCAGGATCTGCAACGATAATCTCATCACCAGGTCGAACAATACTGAATATAGATAAGAAAACTGATCCAAATCCCGTTGGTGTCAAAAATACGTGATAGCACTCTTCCATTTCTTTGAGTATTTGTGACAAAACATGGGTTGTTGATGTTCCTTGTCTTCCATAAT
The nucleotide sequence above comes from Candidatus Pelagibacter giovannonii. Encoded proteins:
- a CDS encoding trans-sulfuration enzyme family protein; translated protein: MTKSFKTFLKHTAKDYHNQSVNPPVVRASTIIFKSMQDIRKMQDKSKKDPTGGHFDYGRQGTSTTHVLSQILKEMEECYHVFLTPTGFGSVFLSIFSIVRPGDEIIVADPAYSPTRILTQDFLKEFNIKSVFYDPHNLKTLEKAITKKTKLIFVENPGSNTFDFQDLGKIVSIAKKNKIFSAIDNTWGTPYFLKPIKLGFDMSIVSATKYYSGHSDVMGGSLAVNKKVFKQVDKANKITGLRLGPDDAYLITRGLRTLDVRLDKHEKSAKQVAEFLSNYKNIKLLYPHKKDSFNFRMWKKYYSGASGLMGLKIKSKNKNSVIKFVNSLKLFGYGYSWGGFESLALYQDKREQGNRQYLKLAKDEHLVRLHIGLEDPKDLIEDLRKSLKFIK